The genomic interval atgtgccatgtagaagaaaaaaaagctaccgtttaagttccttgctcaaaacatgagaacatatgaaagctggtggttcaatattcacagttaagaagttttaggttgtagttattataggaattatgatgcgtcgactatttccctctataccatttgtatttcatatacctttgactggATGTTCTTATTGGCACTTTAGTATTGACAACCTAATCTCGGCAGTTGATCGGCTTGAattcataaacagcgctgtgcttcaagcatttcttgaagagctgctggcaaacgcaggaaagtgctgtttgattgaatgcttacgagcctactgctgcctaccaccgctcagattGCTCTataaaatatcaaatcatagacctaattataataaacacacagaaatacgagcctttggtcatttaatatagtaaaatccggaaactataattttgaaaacaaagcgtttattctttcagtgtaATAAGAAACCAATCTGTATTTtgtcgaacgggtggcaaccctaagtctaaatatgctgttacattgcacaactttcaatgttatgtcataatcatgtaaaattctggcaaatcaattacggtctttgttaggaagaagcacagttcgcaacgagccaggcggccaaactgttgcatatactctGCTTGcattgaatgcaagagaagtgacacaatttccctagttaatattgccttctaacatgcatttattttaactaaatatgcaggtttaaaaatatataattgtgtattgattttaagaaatgcattgctgtttatggttaggtacatttgtgcaacgaatGTGCTTTTTTTGGGAAtgagcttttgttaaatcatcacccgtttggcaaagttgaagtaggctgtgattcgatgataaatgaacatgcaccgcattgattatatgcaacgcaggacaagctagttaactacacatggttgatgatattactaggttaactagtaattatgtgaagattgattgttttttgtaagataagtttaatgctagctagcaacttacctttgcTCATTGCAGCCCCAAGGTCCTTTTgacgctgcactcgcgtaacaggtggtcagcctgccacgcagtttcttCGTAGAGTGCAATTGTAATCGGcaataatcggcgtccaaaaatgccgattaccgattgttataaacttgaaatcagccctaattaatcggccatgccgaaTAATCGGTCCACCtctagtgtggagtgcaatagagattgcatcatctgtggatctgtttgggcggtgtGCAGATTTGAAGGGGGCTAGGGTGATGGTGTTGATTTGAGCCATTACCAGCTTTTCAAgggatttcatggctacagatgtgagtgctatggggcgatagttaTTTAGacggttaccttggcattcttgggtacagggactatggtggtcttaaCGTGTAGGTATTACTGACTggatcagggagaggttgaacatgtcattgtagacacttgccagctggttagCGTAGTTATTGGTAATTCTGTGAGATCAAGGTAATTTCAATACCTTTCTGGGCCAATGATACCAAAAATGTGAAGTGATTAATCTGCTCATCACAATGTTCCTCCATCTGTTAACTTATTTACGGGGAAATTACACATTTTTCACACATACAGAGAAAACGTTTAAACATATTTATTTCCCTTTACAGCCCAGAAGGGACACCTTTTGAGGACGGTGAGTACAGCACTGTGCACCCCATTCTTTATGTTTGCATACTCTACGGAGCTACGGGTTGTGTGTGACGTAATTGTTGATTTGATCAATTTCACATAAAGTAGGCTAAAGCAGTCAATCATCAACTTCCTGTTTTATCTACCGGCAGTGTTACAGATAATACAACATCTGTAAATGCTAAGTTTTCTAACATTCTTTGTTGCATGATAGTATGAGTGATATGAACTAGAGCCATGGTTCTAATTCTTCTTTCCTCCCCATCTTTTATGTTCCAGGCACATTTAAGCTTACTGTTGAGTTCACAGAAGAATACCCTAACAAACCCCCCACAGTACGATTTGTGTCAAAGATGTTTCATCCAAATGGTATGTTGTCACAACGACAGTAGCAAAACAGCCTGATTATGGTTAGTACTGCAAAGGTTAATGGTATTTTAACCCTTCTGATTTCTTTACAGTGTATGCAGATGGCAGTATATGTCTAGACATTCTGCAGAATCGATGGAGTCCAACCTATGATGTGTCATCCATTCTTACCTCTATTCAGGTAGGCAAATATATCTTGTTttccataatacattttatatgcCGTGTATCCTCCCTTCCCTGTCAACATTTAGTCCTACTGTGACCATACCGAACATCCTGAAGTGTCATGGTGCATGCCCACTTTTATGTCTTGATCTCTGTGCTGTAGAAAACCTGTCTCGTCTACTCAGTTGGCTCATTATTCATCACCttgctccctcccttcccttccagTCTCTGCTAGACGAACCAAACCCCAACAGCCCAGCCAACAGTCAGGCGGCCCAGCTTTACCAAGAAAACAAGAGGGAGTACGAGAAGCGTGTGTCGGCCATTGTAGAACAGAGCTGGAGGGACAGTTGACCACATCCTCTCCCTTCTGGCCTTCTCTATCACCAGCGCTGAGCTGTGTGTGATGCGAGTTTGAGTAGTTCATcttaatttagattttttttgtttcttCCTCCATTTTAATTTGACATATTTATGCACTTTACCTGTCCCTTGTTGAACATTTTTTTTCCTAACACGCTTGGAGTGGagtttttgttattttttctatgtctctctcctgttttgGCTTATCAGGGGACTTATGTGCTGAATCTTGTTTTTGTCGCCACAGTCTTCAATTGAGGACAATTTTTGGACGTCAATTACCTGCCTCCTCCCTTCCCACACTGAAATAAATTAGTTGGACTGATGTGTAATGTTTGGGAGAAATATCAATGAATCATGTTAACCTGCTTGTAGGTCCTTTCTTTGGTGTGCTCCCCTTACCCTTTAATACATAAGCTCACTTTACAAAGCAGCATCTGAGCTATCAAGCTCATTACCTTTCTTTGGAAAATTGTTGCGTGTGTTCATCCTTAAACAACCTGATTCAGAACTAGACCCACATGCTTAACCCATGTCTTTGCTGTGTTGTGAGCTCTGTTACATGCATGACAGTGATAGTGTTCTTGTTCTCTGTTCAGTAAGTACTCGTGTATATAGAACATACATCCTGATTGTACAGATTTTGCACTGGTTGTCCACCATGTCACTTATTCAGCAATTGTAAATAAGTCGTCAAAGCTACCTTTATGACAGTAATGTTTCTCTTGGCTGGTTAACCATGTGCTCCCTACCGTAGTCATCCATCACCTCTATATTTAGCTTTCGCTATCTGGTAAATACTGTGAAATCAGTAATCTCTTGCAATGCTGAGAAACTAGCTGCACACTTCCATCAGTTAATGCCTTTGCAGCATTGACATTTGACACCAACTTAATGAGAATATGGTTTATTGGCAAGGAACTCTTTAAACATCAAACTAATCGCAGACATGGCATGATGGTGTACACATGAGTTGTTGCTTTGCTATTTTTGACACAGTAAGCACAGACTAGGGACCAAAGGATTTCATGATATACATGCCAAGGCCTTCAAGAATACTACCTACCATTGGACCAGACACAATGGGCTCCAGGCCAAGATGCATTTAAATAACGTTTTTTTACTGGTGTCACAAGTGACTCCTCACAACTACAGGCCCCATGCCATCAGTCAAACATGAGTATTATCAATTTAACCATCTGTCAACAACTTTTGCTGCTAGAGCAGCCCTATTACTAATGGCTCTTCTAACAAACAGCAGTCACATCCCATGGTAAATACAGATGATGCAAAGACAATTCAACATAGGAAGCACATTGCATTCATATCTGTAAGCCACCTTGTAATATAGTACATGTCTAGAATGACCTTCAGCACGCAATCTtggttaaaatgttttatttgttcgTATGGCTAATATGGTTGCATGCATGATACACTAGCGTCAACAATCATTGGTGTGGCTGATACAATAATCTGTATTACATATCTGCTCTAAACCAGTGGTACTGAACTAGGATGTCCATCTTACAGTACAGTCTTTACTAAAATGACATGTCCCTCTTTCTAATTCTTCATTTTTACTTTTTAACCCTTTCTCTCCAactttgtgatatccaattggtagttacagtcttgtcccattgccgCAAttccgtacagactcgggagaggcgaaggtcgagagccatgcgtccttcaaaacacaaccctgccaagccacactgcttgcttaacccggaagccagccgcaccaatgtgtcggaggaaacactgtacaactagCCACAAgagagcgatgggacaaggacataccCGCCGGCCAaagcctcccctaacccggagaacctgggacaattgtgtgcggcctcatgggtctcctggtcgcggccggctgcgacacagcctgggattgaacccgggtctgtagtgacgccttagacTGAAGTGCCACTATGGAGGCCCCAATTCTTCATTTTCAAACAGCATTGATACTAATTGGGAGTAGAAAATACAATAACAAAAAACTAAACTAACATGACCACAAACAACGTTCACTGGGCCAGGTAGAGCAGCTACCTGTTGTAGGCCCTCTCCTTCTTCACCCTCTCCAGGGCCTTGTCCATGATCTTCTCATTCTCACCCCTGCATTTGGGGCAGAACCACTTCCCCTTGGGCTTGTGATGTAACCCCACACAGGAGAAGTGGAACCACTCAATGGGACACTCGTCGTTATCACAGCCAATCATCTCGCCGTAAGACACCTGTTCACACAGGCAGTAGGTGGGCTCATCTGGGTCGATGGGCAGGTCTGGGGGTGACACCTCCCTCTCTGATTTGCCCTTtgacctcttcttcttcttggacGATGACATTTTGGCCCTCTTTTCCCTGGCTGCCCCCATGCCCGCCTCATCATGATCCATGCCTCCATAGCTCTCCCGGTTCTCTCCGTTCTTCTGCCGCCGCGAACGTTTCCCGCCAGACTTTTCCCCTCCACCGACTGAGCCTGGCGTTGCCTCGTCACGCCTCTTGTCGTGGTGACCCACTTTGCCCGGTGTGGTTGTCACTGCTGACGTTGACATGGAGGCTGTAGTCGTCGTCATAGCAGTTGATGTGGGTACATGGATCTCTGGGATCTCCTGGGA from Oncorhynchus kisutch isolate 150728-3 linkage group LG26, Okis_V2, whole genome shotgun sequence carries:
- the LOC109871029 gene encoding ubiquitin-conjugating enzyme E2 A-like isoform X3, with the protein product MVWNAVIFGPEGTPFEDGTFKLTVEFTEEYPNKPPTVRFVSKMFHPNVYADGSICLDILQNRWSPTYDVSSILTSIQSLLDEPNPNSPANSQAAQLYQENKREYEKRVSAIVEQSWRDS
- the LOC109871029 gene encoding ubiquitin-conjugating enzyme E2 A-like isoform X2, translating into MSTPARRRLMRDFKRLQEDPPAGVSGAPSENNIMVWNAVIFGPEGTPFEDGTFKLTVEFTEEYPNKPPTVRFVSKMFHPNVYADGSICLDILQNRWSPTYDVSSILTSIQSLLDEPNPNSPANSQAAQLYQENKREYEKRVSAIVEQSWRDS
- the LOC109871029 gene encoding ubiquitin-conjugating enzyme E2 A-like isoform X1, which translates into the protein MSTPARRRLMRDFKRLKGNLVRAGLPVTVPHASFQMSSLKSKHLKSGQIFYILTLRLQEDPPAGVSGAPSENNIMVWNAVIFGPEGTPFEDGTFKLTVEFTEEYPNKPPTVRFVSKMFHPNVYADGSICLDILQNRWSPTYDVSSILTSIQSLLDEPNPNSPANSQAAQLYQENKREYEKRVSAIVEQSWRDS
- the LOC109871024 gene encoding inhibitor of growth protein 1 isoform X2 — translated: MLNPANGDPVHVVTNYVEEYLDLVESLPFDLQRSVSLMKEIDAKYQDVLQELDDAYERYRRESDPLQQRRMQLSIQRALISSQELGDEKIQIAGQMVELVENRSRQVDWHSELLHTSQEIPEIHVPTSTAMTTTTASMSTSAVTTTPGKVGHHDKRRDEATPGSVGGGEKSGGKRSRRQKNGENRESYGGMDHDEAGMGAAREKRAKMSSSKKKKRSKGKSEREVSPPDLPIDPDEPTYCLCEQVSYGEMIGCDNDECPIEWFHFSCVGLHHKPKGKWFCPKCRGENEKIMDKALERVKKERAYNR
- the LOC109871024 gene encoding inhibitor of growth protein 1 isoform X1 is translated as MGKLALCGLRQKNMLNPANGDPVHVVTNYVEEYLDLVESLPFDLQRSVSLMKEIDAKYQDVLQELDDAYERYRRESDPLQQRRMQLSIQRALISSQELGDEKIQIAGQMVELVENRSRQVDWHSELLHTSQEIPEIHVPTSTAMTTTTASMSTSAVTTTPGKVGHHDKRRDEATPGSVGGGEKSGGKRSRRQKNGENRESYGGMDHDEAGMGAAREKRAKMSSSKKKKRSKGKSEREVSPPDLPIDPDEPTYCLCEQVSYGEMIGCDNDECPIEWFHFSCVGLHHKPKGKWFCPKCRGENEKIMDKALERVKKERAYNR
- the LOC109871024 gene encoding inhibitor of growth protein 1 isoform X3, coding for MQLSIQRALISSQELGDEKIQIAGQMVELVENRSRQVDWHSELLHTSQEIPEIHVPTSTAMTTTTASMSTSAVTTTPGKVGHHDKRRDEATPGSVGGGEKSGGKRSRRQKNGENRESYGGMDHDEAGMGAAREKRAKMSSSKKKKRSKGKSEREVSPPDLPIDPDEPTYCLCEQVSYGEMIGCDNDECPIEWFHFSCVGLHHKPKGKWFCPKCRGENEKIMDKALERVKKERAYNR